The Pan troglodytes isolate AG18354 chromosome 8, NHGRI_mPanTro3-v2.0_pri, whole genome shotgun sequence genome window below encodes:
- the OPALIN gene encoding opalin isoform X3: MSFSLNFTLPANTTSSPVTGGKETESDRPCEISEIDDNPKISENPRRSPTHEKNTMGAQEAHIYVKTVAGSEEPVHDRYRPTIEMERRRGLWWLVPRLSLE, from the exons ATG AGTTTTTCACTGAACTTCACCCTGCCAGCGAACACA ACGTCCTCTCCTGTCACAGGTGGGAAAGAAACG gAAAGTGACAGACCATGTGAAATTTCAGAAATTGACGACAATCCCAAGATATCTGAG AATCCTAGGAGATCACCCACACATGAGAAGAATACGATGGGAGCACAAGAGGCCCACATATATGTGAAGACTGTAGCAGGAAGTGAGGAACCTGTGCATGACCGTTACCGTCCTActatagaaatggaaagaaggaGGGGATTGTGGTGGCTTGTGCCCAGACTGAGCCTGGAATGA
- the OPALIN gene encoding opalin isoform X2: MTSSPVTGGKETDCGPSLGLAAGIPLLVATALLVALLFTLIHRRRSSIEAMEESDRPCEISEIDDNPKISENPRRSPTHEKNTMGAQEAHIYVKTVAGSEEPVHDRYRPTIEMERRRGLWWLVPRLSLE, from the exons ATG ACGTCCTCTCCTGTCACAGGTGGGAAAGAAACG GACTGTGGGCCCTCTCTTGGATTAGCGGCGGGCATACCATTGCTGGTGGCCACAGCCCTGCTGGTGGCTTTACTATTTACTTTGATTCACCGAAGAAGAAGCAGCATTGAGGCCATGGAG gAAAGTGACAGACCATGTGAAATTTCAGAAATTGACGACAATCCCAAGATATCTGAG AATCCTAGGAGATCACCCACACATGAGAAGAATACGATGGGAGCACAAGAGGCCCACATATATGTGAAGACTGTAGCAGGAAGTGAGGAACCTGTGCATGACCGTTACCGTCCTActatagaaatggaaagaaggaGGGGATTGTGGTGGCTTGTGCCCAGACTGAGCCTGGAATGA
- the OPALIN gene encoding opalin isoform X4, with product MESDRPCEISEIDDNPKISENPRRSPTHEKNTMGAQEAHIYVKTVAGSEEPVHDRYRPTIEMERRRGLWWLVPRLSLE from the exons ATG gAAAGTGACAGACCATGTGAAATTTCAGAAATTGACGACAATCCCAAGATATCTGAG AATCCTAGGAGATCACCCACACATGAGAAGAATACGATGGGAGCACAAGAGGCCCACATATATGTGAAGACTGTAGCAGGAAGTGAGGAACCTGTGCATGACCGTTACCGTCCTActatagaaatggaaagaaggaGGGGATTGTGGTGGCTTGTGCCCAGACTGAGCCTGGAATGA
- the OPALIN gene encoding opalin isoform X1: MWMTSSPVTGGKETDCGPSLGLAAGIPLLVATALLVALLFTLIHRRRSSIEAMEESDRPCEISEIDDNPKISENPRRSPTHEKNTMGAQEAHIYVKTVAGSEEPVHDRYRPTIEMERRRGLWWLVPRLSLE; encoded by the exons ATGTGGATG ACGTCCTCTCCTGTCACAGGTGGGAAAGAAACG GACTGTGGGCCCTCTCTTGGATTAGCGGCGGGCATACCATTGCTGGTGGCCACAGCCCTGCTGGTGGCTTTACTATTTACTTTGATTCACCGAAGAAGAAGCAGCATTGAGGCCATGGAG gAAAGTGACAGACCATGTGAAATTTCAGAAATTGACGACAATCCCAAGATATCTGAG AATCCTAGGAGATCACCCACACATGAGAAGAATACGATGGGAGCACAAGAGGCCCACATATATGTGAAGACTGTAGCAGGAAGTGAGGAACCTGTGCATGACCGTTACCGTCCTActatagaaatggaaagaaggaGGGGATTGTGGTGGCTTGTGCCCAGACTGAGCCTGGAATGA
- the OPALIN gene encoding opalin isoform b (isoform b is encoded by transcript variant 2), protein MDCGPSLGLAAGIPLLVATALLVALLFTLIHRRRSSIEAMEESDRPCEISEIDDNPKISENPRRSPTHEKNTMGAQEAHIYVKTVAGSEEPVHDRYRPTIEMERRRGLWWLVPRLSLE, encoded by the exons ATG GACTGTGGGCCCTCTCTTGGATTAGCGGCGGGCATACCATTGCTGGTGGCCACAGCCCTGCTGGTGGCTTTACTATTTACTTTGATTCACCGAAGAAGAAGCAGCATTGAGGCCATGGAG gAAAGTGACAGACCATGTGAAATTTCAGAAATTGACGACAATCCCAAGATATCTGAG AATCCTAGGAGATCACCCACACATGAGAAGAATACGATGGGAGCACAAGAGGCCCACATATATGTGAAGACTGTAGCAGGAAGTGAGGAACCTGTGCATGACCGTTACCGTCCTActatagaaatggaaagaaggaGGGGATTGTGGTGGCTTGTGCCCAGACTGAGCCTGGAATGA
- the OPALIN gene encoding opalin isoform a (isoform a is encoded by transcript variant 1) — MSFSLNFTLPANTTSSPVTGGKETDCGPSLGLAAGIPLLVATALLVALLFTLIHRRRSSIEAMEESDRPCEISEIDDNPKISENPRRSPTHEKNTMGAQEAHIYVKTVAGSEEPVHDRYRPTIEMERRRGLWWLVPRLSLE, encoded by the exons ATG AGTTTTTCACTGAACTTCACCCTGCCAGCGAACACA ACGTCCTCTCCTGTCACAGGTGGGAAAGAAACG GACTGTGGGCCCTCTCTTGGATTAGCGGCGGGCATACCATTGCTGGTGGCCACAGCCCTGCTGGTGGCTTTACTATTTACTTTGATTCACCGAAGAAGAAGCAGCATTGAGGCCATGGAG gAAAGTGACAGACCATGTGAAATTTCAGAAATTGACGACAATCCCAAGATATCTGAG AATCCTAGGAGATCACCCACACATGAGAAGAATACGATGGGAGCACAAGAGGCCCACATATATGTGAAGACTGTAGCAGGAAGTGAGGAACCTGTGCATGACCGTTACCGTCCTActatagaaatggaaagaaggaGGGGATTGTGGTGGCTTGTGCCCAGACTGAGCCTGGAATGA